One region of Ananas comosus cultivar F153 linkage group 9, ASM154086v1, whole genome shotgun sequence genomic DNA includes:
- the LOC109714911 gene encoding uncharacterized protein LOC109714911 isoform X1, with protein MRQRSRYSTPSILNHPGKMRSKKIFGFSVSLILINMASVMERADENLLPAVYKEVSEAFNAGPTELGYLTFIRNFVQAISSPLAGLLALHYDRPTVLTIGTACWALSTAAVGASQHFQQVALWRAVNGFGLAIVIPALQSFIADSYMDGSRGVGFGLLSLVGAIGGIGGGILATIMAEQEYWGMPGWRFAFIMIASLSLLIGLLVFLFVVDPRRTSFISSGAHVETERSHLVTKGSLPPPSVWSDSWLAMRSVMRVQTFQIIVLQGIVGSLPWTAIVFFTMWFELIGFDHKSSAALNSLFAIGCATGSLLGGIIADQMSRYYPDSGRIICAQFSAFMGIPFSWILLTVIPQSVSNWYAFATTLFFMGLTISWCATCANNPMFAEVVPSKHRTMIYAFDRAFEGSFSSFAAPAVGMLTEKIYGYDSKFVSLVNGSPQGAFALSRGLLIMMVIPFGLCCLFYSPLYFVFKHDRDNAKMASRKEQELI; from the exons ATCAAAGAAGATTTTTGGATTCTCAGTGTCTCTTATCCTCATCAATATGGCTTCTGTAATGGAGCGCGCTGATGAGAATCTCCTTCCGGCAGTTTACAAAGAAGTCAGTGAAGCATTCAATGCCGGACCTACTGAGCTTGGATACCTTACATTTATAAGAAACTTTGTGCAGGCAATATCATCTCCATTGGCAGGCCTACTAGCTCTTCACTATGATCGGCCAACAGTTCTCACTATAGGCACTGCGTGTTGGGCCTTATCAACGGCTGCTGTTGGAGCCAGTCAGCATTTTCAGCAAGTTGCATTATGGAGAGCGGTGAATGGTTTTGGCCTTGCAATCGTTATCCCCGCACTCCAATCATTCATTGCTGATAGCTACATGGATGGTTCACGCGGTGTGGGGTTTGGACTGTTAAGCCTTGTTGGTGCAATAGGAGGCATAGGAGGTGGTATTTTAGCAACAATTATGGCTGAGCAGGAATATTGGGGAATGCCAGGATGGCGTTTTGCCTTTATTATGATTGCGTCATTGAGTTTGCTTATTGGACTTCTCGTCTTCTTGTTCGTTGTTGATCCTAGAAGAACCTCTTTTATCTCTTCTGGTGCTCATGTGGAGACTGAGAG GTCCCATCTGGTTACCAAAGGGAGTCTACCTCCACCTTCCGTCTGGAGTGATTCCTGGTTAGCAATGAGATCTGTGATGAGAGTGCAAACATTTCAGATCATTGTCCTGCAGGGGATAGTCGGATCCTTGCCATGGACCGCCATAGTTTTCTTCACAATGTGGTTTGAACTGATTG GTTTTGATCACAAAAGCTCAGCTGCTCTTAACAGTCTCTTTGCCATCGGATGCGCCACTGGATCACTTCTCGGTGGAATAATAGCAGATCAGATGTCACGATACTATCCAGACTCGGGCCGCATCATCTGCGCACAGTTCAGTGCCTTTATGGGCATTCCATTCTCGTGGATCCTACTAACCGTCATTCCCCAGTCCGTGAGCAACTGGTACGCGTTTGCCACTACCCTCTTTTTCATGGGGCTCACTATCAGCTGGTGTGCCACGTGTGCCAACAACCCAATGTTTGCTGAGGTGGTCCCCTCAAAGCATCGCACCATGATCTACGCCTTCGACCGAGCTTTTGAGGGTTCGTTCTCCTCATTTGCGGCTCCTGCCGTGGGAATGCTAACTGAGAAGATCTATGGTTATGACTCAAAGTTTGTGAGTCTGGTGAATGGATCTCCTCAAGGGGCGTTTGCACTCTCGAGGGGTTTATTGATCATGATGGTCATTCCTTTTGGTTTGTGTTGCCTTTTCTATAGTCCTTTGTACTTTGTGTTCAAGCATGATCGCGATAATGCTAAAATGGCTAGTCGCAAAGAACAGGAACTAATATGA
- the LOC109714911 gene encoding uncharacterized protein LOC109714911 isoform X2, producing the protein MASVMERADENLLPAVYKEVSEAFNAGPTELGYLTFIRNFVQAISSPLAGLLALHYDRPTVLTIGTACWALSTAAVGASQHFQQVALWRAVNGFGLAIVIPALQSFIADSYMDGSRGVGFGLLSLVGAIGGIGGGILATIMAEQEYWGMPGWRFAFIMIASLSLLIGLLVFLFVVDPRRTSFISSGAHVETERSHLVTKGSLPPPSVWSDSWLAMRSVMRVQTFQIIVLQGIVGSLPWTAIVFFTMWFELIGFDHKSSAALNSLFAIGCATGSLLGGIIADQMSRYYPDSGRIICAQFSAFMGIPFSWILLTVIPQSVSNWYAFATTLFFMGLTISWCATCANNPMFAEVVPSKHRTMIYAFDRAFEGSFSSFAAPAVGMLTEKIYGYDSKFVSLVNGSPQGAFALSRGLLIMMVIPFGLCCLFYSPLYFVFKHDRDNAKMASRKEQELI; encoded by the exons ATGGCTTCTGTAATGGAGCGCGCTGATGAGAATCTCCTTCCGGCAGTTTACAAAGAAGTCAGTGAAGCATTCAATGCCGGACCTACTGAGCTTGGATACCTTACATTTATAAGAAACTTTGTGCAGGCAATATCATCTCCATTGGCAGGCCTACTAGCTCTTCACTATGATCGGCCAACAGTTCTCACTATAGGCACTGCGTGTTGGGCCTTATCAACGGCTGCTGTTGGAGCCAGTCAGCATTTTCAGCAAGTTGCATTATGGAGAGCGGTGAATGGTTTTGGCCTTGCAATCGTTATCCCCGCACTCCAATCATTCATTGCTGATAGCTACATGGATGGTTCACGCGGTGTGGGGTTTGGACTGTTAAGCCTTGTTGGTGCAATAGGAGGCATAGGAGGTGGTATTTTAGCAACAATTATGGCTGAGCAGGAATATTGGGGAATGCCAGGATGGCGTTTTGCCTTTATTATGATTGCGTCATTGAGTTTGCTTATTGGACTTCTCGTCTTCTTGTTCGTTGTTGATCCTAGAAGAACCTCTTTTATCTCTTCTGGTGCTCATGTGGAGACTGAGAG GTCCCATCTGGTTACCAAAGGGAGTCTACCTCCACCTTCCGTCTGGAGTGATTCCTGGTTAGCAATGAGATCTGTGATGAGAGTGCAAACATTTCAGATCATTGTCCTGCAGGGGATAGTCGGATCCTTGCCATGGACCGCCATAGTTTTCTTCACAATGTGGTTTGAACTGATTG GTTTTGATCACAAAAGCTCAGCTGCTCTTAACAGTCTCTTTGCCATCGGATGCGCCACTGGATCACTTCTCGGTGGAATAATAGCAGATCAGATGTCACGATACTATCCAGACTCGGGCCGCATCATCTGCGCACAGTTCAGTGCCTTTATGGGCATTCCATTCTCGTGGATCCTACTAACCGTCATTCCCCAGTCCGTGAGCAACTGGTACGCGTTTGCCACTACCCTCTTTTTCATGGGGCTCACTATCAGCTGGTGTGCCACGTGTGCCAACAACCCAATGTTTGCTGAGGTGGTCCCCTCAAAGCATCGCACCATGATCTACGCCTTCGACCGAGCTTTTGAGGGTTCGTTCTCCTCATTTGCGGCTCCTGCCGTGGGAATGCTAACTGAGAAGATCTATGGTTATGACTCAAAGTTTGTGAGTCTGGTGAATGGATCTCCTCAAGGGGCGTTTGCACTCTCGAGGGGTTTATTGATCATGATGGTCATTCCTTTTGGTTTGTGTTGCCTTTTCTATAGTCCTTTGTACTTTGTGTTCAAGCATGATCGCGATAATGCTAAAATGGCTAGTCGCAAAGAACAGGAACTAATATGA